In the genome of Flavobacteriales bacterium, one region contains:
- a CDS encoding prephenate dehydrogenase gives MQIAVVGLGLIGGSLAMDLKAAGFASKVTGVDSSVANAATALELGLIDEVATLDQALQHADLVVLSIPVIAIKEVLPKILDKIKPHQVVTDMGSTKASIARVIAGHPNRKQYVSSHPMAGTEHSGPRAAIPDLFRGKVGIICDKEASAPEAVQRVEDMYTVLGMRLLYMNADAHDMHAAYVSHISHISSFALALAVLEKEENEKAIFNLASGGFSSTVRLAKSSPEMWAQVYMENDKYILEVLDAYIAIVQQFRDEISAGHIDKLRRMMQEANAIRKVLDKPRESSEL, from the coding sequence ATGCAGATTGCAGTCGTAGGTTTGGGTTTGATCGGAGGGTCCCTTGCAATGGACCTCAAAGCGGCCGGCTTTGCCAGCAAGGTAACGGGTGTGGATAGCAGTGTGGCGAACGCCGCAACCGCCCTTGAGTTGGGCCTGATAGACGAAGTGGCCACGCTGGATCAGGCGTTGCAACATGCCGACCTCGTGGTGCTGTCCATTCCCGTAATTGCCATCAAGGAAGTACTTCCGAAAATACTCGACAAGATCAAACCCCACCAGGTGGTCACCGACATGGGTTCCACCAAGGCTTCCATTGCCCGCGTGATCGCAGGTCACCCGAACCGGAAACAATATGTGTCGTCACATCCGATGGCAGGTACCGAGCATTCGGGTCCGAGGGCAGCTATTCCCGACTTGTTCCGTGGCAAGGTGGGCATCATTTGCGACAAGGAAGCTTCGGCGCCCGAAGCGGTTCAACGGGTGGAAGACATGTACACCGTGCTGGGCATGCGGTTGCTGTACATGAATGCCGATGCACACGACATGCACGCGGCTTACGTGTCACACATTTCACACATCAGTTCTTTTGCCCTGGCGCTGGCTGTACTGGAAAAGGAGGAAAACGAAAAGGCGATCTTCAACCTGGCAAGTGGAGGTTTCAGCTCCACCGTACGTCTGGCGAAGAGTTCACCGGAGATGTGGGCGCAGGTGTATATGGAGAATGACAAGTACATCCTCGAAGTGCTGGATGCTTACATCGCCATCGTACAACAGTTCCGGGACGAGATCAGCGCCGGCCATATCGACAAGCTTCGCCGCATGATGCAGGAGGCGAATGCCATCCGCAAAGTGCTGGATAAACCACGAGAATCCTCGGAACTTTGA